The following proteins come from a genomic window of Streptomyces sp. NBC_00539:
- a CDS encoding MFS transporter — MATTTPAGVRASHARHGGGGHDDAPMTHRQIMEALSGLLLGMFVAILSSTIVSNALPHIIGDLGGGQSAYTWVVTAALLSMTAATPLWGKLSDLYSKKALVQIALVIYVLGSAVAGMSQNAGMLIACRVVQGIGVGGLSALAQIVMAAMISPRERGRYSGYLGATFAVATVGGPLLGGVITDTDWLGWRWCFYVGVPFAIIALIVLQKTLHLPVVKREVKVDWGGAFFISAAVSLLLLWVTFAGDKYDWLSWQTYAMVGGSLVLGALFVLVESKASEPIIPLRLFRNRTIALSSIASLFVGVAMFTGTVFFSQYFQLARDKSPTMSGVMTIPMIAGLFVSSTVSGQVITKTGRWKAWLLCGGVLVTAGLGLLGTIRYDTTYWHIAVFMALLGLGIGMMMQNLVLCTQNQVAPSDLGSASSTVTFFRSLGGAIGVSALGAIMANRITHYAKEGLATLDPKYAAAAGQQSSGGSIPDMNSLPGPLRTVMESAYGHGIADVFLIAAPLALIAFLVTIFIKEVPLRTSGGLAQASQGGEDIQGAQDAKADAQAAAPSPAEPAVPHVPHVPRQSAAAVAPPGDPGSAPLPDGIAVRGYVRGAESTPVARAAVTLISLAGRQLDRSVAQADGSYAVDAPGSGSYVLIAAADGYQPQASTVVVNGEPVSYDILLSGTSGLSGVVRATETGAPVEGAMVIVTDVRGDVLATAVTGAQGAFGFAELVPGPVTIAVNAAGRRPKALQVEVGGAGVTRVEVELSSGAQVQGVVRSPGGPLGDARVTLVDAAGNVVATARTGADGAYAFTDLDGGEYTVIATGYPPVATALTVSGGGVDGHDIALAHPGE, encoded by the coding sequence ATGGCAACGACCACACCAGCCGGTGTGCGGGCCTCTCACGCCAGGCACGGAGGCGGCGGCCACGACGACGCGCCGATGACGCACCGGCAGATCATGGAGGCGCTGTCCGGGCTGCTGCTCGGCATGTTCGTCGCGATCCTGTCGTCCACGATCGTCTCCAACGCCCTCCCCCACATCATCGGCGACCTCGGCGGCGGCCAGTCCGCCTACACCTGGGTCGTCACCGCCGCCCTCCTGTCCATGACGGCGGCCACCCCGCTGTGGGGCAAGCTCTCCGACCTGTACAGCAAGAAGGCCCTGGTCCAGATAGCCCTGGTCATCTACGTCCTGGGATCGGCCGTCGCCGGCATGTCGCAGAACGCCGGCATGCTGATCGCCTGCCGCGTGGTCCAGGGCATCGGCGTCGGCGGCCTGTCCGCCCTCGCCCAGATCGTGATGGCCGCGATGATCTCCCCGCGCGAGCGGGGCCGCTACAGCGGCTACCTCGGCGCTACCTTTGCAGTCGCCACCGTCGGCGGCCCGCTGCTCGGCGGTGTCATCACCGACACCGACTGGCTCGGCTGGCGCTGGTGCTTCTACGTCGGTGTCCCCTTCGCGATCATCGCCCTGATCGTCCTCCAGAAGACCCTCCACCTCCCCGTCGTCAAGCGCGAGGTCAAGGTCGACTGGGGCGGCGCGTTCTTCATCTCCGCCGCCGTCTCACTGCTCCTGCTCTGGGTCACCTTCGCCGGCGACAAGTACGACTGGCTGTCGTGGCAGACGTACGCGATGGTCGGGGGCTCGCTCGTCCTCGGCGCCCTGTTCGTCCTCGTCGAATCCAAGGCGAGCGAACCGATCATCCCGCTGCGGCTGTTCCGCAACCGCACCATCGCGCTGTCGTCGATCGCTTCCCTGTTCGTCGGTGTCGCGATGTTCACCGGCACCGTTTTCTTCAGCCAGTACTTCCAGCTGGCCCGAGACAAGTCCCCGACCATGTCCGGCGTGATGACGATCCCGATGATCGCCGGTCTGTTCGTCTCCTCCACCGTCTCCGGGCAGGTCATCACCAAGACCGGCCGGTGGAAGGCATGGCTGCTGTGCGGTGGCGTGCTGGTGACGGCCGGCCTCGGCCTGCTCGGCACGATCCGCTACGACACGACGTACTGGCACATCGCGGTCTTCATGGCCCTGCTGGGCCTCGGCATCGGCATGATGATGCAGAACCTGGTGCTCTGCACGCAGAACCAGGTGGCGCCGTCCGACCTCGGCTCCGCCAGTTCCACGGTGACGTTCTTCCGCTCCCTCGGCGGTGCGATCGGTGTCTCCGCGCTCGGCGCGATCATGGCCAACCGGATCACCCACTACGCCAAGGAAGGGCTCGCCACCCTCGACCCGAAGTACGCGGCCGCCGCGGGGCAGCAGAGCTCCGGCGGCAGCATCCCGGACATGAACAGCCTGCCCGGCCCCCTGCGCACCGTGATGGAGAGCGCGTACGGCCACGGCATCGCGGACGTGTTCCTGATCGCCGCGCCGCTGGCGCTGATCGCCTTCCTCGTCACGATCTTCATCAAGGAGGTCCCGCTGCGGACCTCGGGCGGCCTGGCGCAGGCCTCCCAGGGTGGCGAGGACATCCAGGGCGCCCAGGACGCGAAGGCCGACGCGCAAGCCGCTGCCCCGAGCCCGGCCGAGCCCGCCGTGCCGCACGTGCCGCACGTGCCGCGGCAGTCGGCGGCTGCCGTCGCGCCGCCGGGTGACCCGGGGTCCGCTCCGCTGCCCGACGGTATCGCGGTACGCGGTTACGTACGCGGCGCCGAGAGCACCCCCGTGGCGCGGGCGGCGGTCACGCTGATCTCGCTCGCGGGACGTCAGCTGGACCGGTCGGTCGCCCAGGCGGACGGCTCGTACGCGGTCGATGCGCCGGGCAGCGGCTCGTACGTACTGATCGCGGCGGCCGACGGTTACCAGCCGCAGGCCTCGACGGTCGTGGTGAACGGCGAGCCGGTCTCCTACGACATCCTGCTGAGCGGGACGAGCGGTCTGAGCGGCGTCGTACGGGCCACCGAGACCGGGGCCCCGGTCGAGGGTGCCATGGTCATCGTGACCGACGTCCGCGGGGACGTACTGGCCACCGCAGTCACCGGCGCGCAGGGCGCGTTCGGCTTCGCCGAGCTGGTGCCGGGCCCCGTGACCATCGCCGTGAACGCCGCCGGGCGCCGCCCGAAGGCCCTGCAGGTGGAGGTCGGCGGAGCGGGAGTCACCCGGGTCGAGGTCGAGCTGAGCTCGGGCGCACAGGTCCAGGGCGTCGTGCGCTCGCCGGGCGGACCGCTCGGCGACGCCCGGGTCACGCTGGTCGACGCGGCGGGCAACGTGGTCGCGACCGCGCGGACCGGCGCGGACGGCGCGTACGCCTTCACCGACCTGGACGGCGGCGAGTACACCGTCATCGCTACGGGATACCCGCCGGTGGCCACGGCGCTGACCGTGAGCGGTGGGGGCGTGGACGGCCACGACATCGCACTCGCCCACCCCGGCGAGTAG
- a CDS encoding SH3 domain-containing protein gives MTTTTLRSRAGLAAAAAAVALTGLIAGAGGADAAGSYISSNSGGANVRTCANTGCGALGYLSNGTGVTMLCWTDSQWVYPPSSNYASNRWFRVSSSVGTGYVHSSLVAAQTGVGHC, from the coding sequence ATGACGACCACCACCCTGCGGTCCCGGGCCGGACTGGCCGCCGCCGCGGCCGCCGTCGCCCTGACCGGTCTGATCGCCGGCGCCGGCGGCGCCGACGCGGCCGGCAGTTACATCTCGTCCAACAGCGGCGGGGCGAACGTGCGGACCTGCGCCAACACCGGGTGCGGTGCGCTCGGCTACCTGTCCAACGGGACGGGCGTCACGATGCTGTGCTGGACCGACAGCCAGTGGGTGTACCCGCCGAGCTCCAACTACGCCTCCAACCGGTGGTTCCGCGTCTCCAGCTCCGTGGGGACCGGCTACGTCCACTCGTCGCTGGTGGCGGCCCAGACCGGCGTCGGCCACTGCTGA
- a CDS encoding nSTAND1 domain-containing NTPase: protein MDPTPLLPQPPLSREEFAAELTRLREKADLTVRAVATRVGAPGAHSTIGGWFAGQNLPSISSLPLFRRVLHVCGVSDAAEIERWLERLAELRRSRVLRVAGGAAPYRGLAGFEERHADWFFGREGLRAVVVERILREGADVPQLLVGASGSGKSSLLRAGVLPVLRGEHGFTPLLLAPGRDPVRALLSALPAEWEAQEDPARQDETPDPLALAARIRGLAERKGTRIVVAVDQLEEVFTACPDPAERERFLRCLAALPSPDVRVTGCLRADFYSQALARPSLAVALQKGQTVVGALSEDEIRAVVGGPAAKAGLVLDEGFVDLLLADLRDRGPGALPLLSHALLSTWERGRGTALTIADYRAGGGMSAAVSETAEEVYAGLSQDECVLARQLFLRMVAVGDGVPDARRLLPLPPPTGRPDRAGQVYAVLERFVDRRLVTLDGDGARITHEALLTAWPRLRGWIDTDRAGQIVWQDLTRDADRWLAHGRDPSLLYRGTRLAVASGWAQDSGHAPELDARESEFLDASRLAEDVRVRRERRGARRLRRLLVLLSLMVVLSVLLTAVAVVQRRDAQGQQSVALSRLVAARAERLRGSDLALSAQLALVAYRTAPTAEAREALMDASALPAVTRILAFRGVVQAVALSPDGHTLAAGGLDHQVALWDLRDPQRPRALGAAPVTFADTVYALAFSPDGRRLAAGSGDGTVRVWEPSGPDPAAAGVRSFKGPDSAVYGVAFAPDGESLAAAGADGGVYLWPDPAVAARTEGGSAPSAAPGLRLTGFTGAVHTVAFRPGPGPALLAAGGADGSVRMWDLADPGRPLAHGQPLTGAAGPVFGLAFTADGLRLAAGSQDRSTRVWDVPAPGSGPGSPAVIGGAPAAPDGPASYVNAVGLSPDGQWLATGSADNQVRLYDARTRVLAGVFPHPGPVTSLSFHPGGRQLVTGAADGTVRLWQLPPRPLRGFQGTVNAIGYAPDGKLLAVAGRDVQLWDVSDPWAPRPVGPPLTNPTGYSATVSFTPDGRTLAVGGREGKLWLWDLSRPDRAVPYGEPLTAGAGTIQSAAFDRTGRILAVGSEGRTVRVWNTADPAHPALSAELSEPTNYVYSVAFSPDGRRLAAGTVDKQVLLWRMPSGGGRPALESTLRGPGSYVMSVAFSPDGRLLAAGTADRDVWLWDVSGDRPRTAGPTLTGPSSYVYALSFSPQGHALAAASTDGTVWLWETGDPRRPRPRTVLSGLGGKAYAVAYSPDGRTLAAGGAGPAALVWSRDEGEIARRLCERAGTPITAAEWAQLVPGLPYAPPCR, encoded by the coding sequence ATGGACCCCACCCCGCTCCTGCCCCAACCCCCTTTATCCCGGGAGGAGTTCGCGGCCGAACTGACGCGCCTGCGGGAGAAGGCCGACCTCACCGTCCGCGCCGTCGCCACGCGCGTCGGCGCACCGGGCGCCCACAGCACCATCGGCGGCTGGTTCGCCGGCCAGAACCTGCCGTCGATCAGCTCCCTGCCCCTGTTCCGCCGGGTCCTGCACGTCTGCGGGGTGAGCGACGCGGCCGAGATCGAGCGCTGGCTGGAACGGCTCGCCGAGCTGCGACGGTCCAGGGTCCTGCGCGTCGCGGGAGGCGCGGCGCCCTACAGGGGGCTGGCGGGCTTCGAGGAACGCCACGCCGACTGGTTCTTCGGCCGGGAGGGTCTACGGGCGGTCGTCGTGGAACGGATCCTCCGCGAGGGGGCCGACGTACCCCAACTGCTCGTCGGGGCTTCCGGGTCGGGGAAGTCCTCCCTGCTGCGGGCCGGGGTACTGCCCGTCCTGCGGGGCGAGCACGGCTTCACGCCGCTGTTGCTGGCACCCGGCCGCGACCCGGTGCGGGCACTGCTGTCCGCCCTGCCCGCGGAGTGGGAGGCCCAGGAGGATCCCGCACGGCAGGACGAGACGCCTGATCCCCTCGCACTTGCGGCCCGGATAAGGGGGTTGGCCGAGCGGAAGGGCACACGCATCGTCGTGGCGGTCGACCAGCTGGAGGAGGTGTTCACCGCGTGCCCCGACCCGGCGGAACGGGAGCGGTTCCTGCGCTGCCTCGCCGCCCTCCCCTCCCCCGACGTGCGCGTCACCGGGTGCCTGCGCGCCGACTTCTACAGCCAGGCCCTCGCCCGGCCTTCCCTGGCGGTGGCGCTGCAGAAGGGCCAGACAGTCGTGGGCGCGCTCAGCGAGGACGAGATCCGCGCCGTGGTCGGCGGGCCCGCCGCCAAGGCCGGTCTCGTCCTGGACGAAGGGTTCGTCGACCTGCTCCTGGCCGATCTGCGGGACCGCGGCCCCGGGGCCCTGCCCCTGCTGTCGCACGCGTTGCTGTCGACCTGGGAACGCGGGCGCGGCACCGCTCTGACCATCGCCGACTACCGGGCGGGCGGCGGGATGTCCGCGGCGGTCTCCGAGACGGCGGAAGAGGTCTACGCGGGCCTGTCGCAGGACGAGTGCGTACTCGCGCGGCAGCTGTTCCTGCGGATGGTCGCGGTGGGGGACGGCGTTCCCGACGCGCGGCGGCTGCTGCCGCTGCCGCCGCCCACCGGCCGGCCCGACCGGGCCGGACAGGTGTACGCGGTCCTGGAGCGCTTCGTCGACCGGCGGTTGGTCACGCTCGACGGCGACGGTGCCAGGATCACCCACGAGGCGCTGCTCACCGCCTGGCCGAGGCTGCGCGGCTGGATCGACACCGACCGGGCCGGACAGATCGTGTGGCAGGACCTGACCCGGGACGCGGACCGCTGGCTCGCGCACGGCCGCGATCCCTCGCTGCTCTACCGGGGCACCCGCCTGGCCGTCGCCTCCGGCTGGGCCCAGGACAGCGGGCACGCCCCGGAACTCGACGCCCGCGAGAGCGAGTTCCTCGATGCGAGCCGGCTGGCGGAGGACGTCCGCGTCCGGCGCGAACGGCGCGGCGCCCGGCGGCTGCGCCGGCTCCTCGTCCTGCTCTCGCTGATGGTCGTCCTGTCGGTCCTGCTCACCGCAGTCGCCGTGGTCCAGCGCCGTGACGCGCAGGGACAGCAGTCCGTCGCGCTGTCCCGGCTGGTGGCGGCGCGCGCCGAACGGCTGCGGGGCAGCGACCTCGCCCTGTCCGCGCAGCTCGCTCTGGTGGCCTACCGTACGGCTCCCACGGCCGAAGCCCGGGAGGCGCTGATGGACGCCTCGGCGCTGCCGGCCGTGACCCGGATCCTCGCGTTCCGCGGTGTCGTACAGGCGGTGGCCCTCAGCCCGGACGGGCACACCCTCGCCGCGGGCGGCCTGGACCACCAGGTCGCGCTGTGGGACCTGCGTGATCCGCAGCGGCCGCGAGCGCTGGGCGCGGCTCCGGTCACCTTCGCCGACACCGTGTACGCGCTCGCCTTCAGCCCGGACGGCCGACGGCTCGCGGCCGGGTCGGGGGACGGGACCGTACGCGTGTGGGAGCCGTCGGGCCCCGATCCGGCGGCGGCCGGGGTCCGGTCGTTCAAGGGGCCGGATTCAGCCGTGTACGGGGTGGCTTTCGCGCCGGACGGCGAGAGCCTGGCCGCGGCGGGCGCCGACGGCGGCGTGTACCTGTGGCCGGACCCGGCGGTGGCCGCCCGCACGGAGGGGGGTTCCGCCCCTTCCGCCGCCCCCGGTCTGCGGCTCACCGGCTTCACCGGGGCGGTGCACACGGTCGCGTTCCGGCCCGGCCCCGGTCCGGCCCTGCTGGCGGCGGGGGGCGCGGACGGCTCCGTACGGATGTGGGACCTCGCCGATCCCGGCCGGCCGCTCGCCCACGGGCAGCCGCTGACCGGGGCGGCCGGCCCGGTGTTCGGGCTGGCCTTCACGGCCGACGGCCTACGGCTCGCCGCGGGGAGCCAGGACCGCTCCACACGGGTGTGGGACGTACCCGCGCCCGGCTCCGGCCCGGGTTCACCCGCGGTGATCGGCGGGGCCCCGGCCGCTCCCGACGGCCCGGCCAGCTACGTCAACGCGGTGGGCCTCAGTCCCGACGGGCAGTGGCTGGCGACCGGCAGCGCGGACAACCAGGTGCGCTTGTACGACGCGCGGACGCGCGTCCTCGCCGGGGTCTTCCCGCACCCGGGGCCGGTCACCTCGCTCTCGTTCCACCCCGGTGGGCGGCAGCTGGTGACGGGCGCCGCGGACGGGACCGTACGCCTGTGGCAGCTGCCTCCCCGCCCGCTGCGCGGCTTCCAGGGCACGGTCAACGCGATCGGTTACGCGCCGGACGGGAAGCTGCTGGCCGTCGCGGGACGCGACGTACAGCTGTGGGACGTCTCCGATCCCTGGGCCCCGCGCCCCGTCGGGCCGCCCCTGACGAACCCCACGGGGTACTCCGCGACGGTCTCCTTCACCCCGGACGGCCGCACCCTCGCGGTGGGCGGCCGGGAAGGCAAGCTGTGGCTGTGGGACCTCTCCCGCCCCGACCGTGCCGTGCCCTACGGAGAACCTCTGACCGCAGGCGCCGGAACCATCCAGTCCGCGGCTTTCGACCGGACGGGCCGGATCCTCGCCGTGGGAAGCGAGGGGCGGACCGTACGCGTGTGGAACACGGCGGACCCGGCGCACCCCGCGCTCTCGGCCGAACTGTCGGAGCCGACGAACTACGTCTACTCGGTGGCGTTCAGCCCGGACGGCCGGCGGCTGGCGGCCGGCACGGTCGACAAGCAGGTGCTGCTGTGGCGGATGCCGTCGGGCGGTGGCCGTCCGGCGCTGGAATCCACCCTGCGCGGGCCGGGCAGCTACGTCATGTCCGTGGCGTTCAGCCCCGACGGCCGGCTGCTGGCGGCCGGTACCGCGGACCGGGACGTGTGGCTGTGGGACGTGAGCGGGGACCGGCCGCGCACCGCCGGGCCGACGCTGACGGGGCCGAGCAGTTACGTGTACGCCCTGTCGTTCAGTCCGCAGGGCCACGCGCTCGCCGCCGCCAGCACGGACGGCACGGTGTGGCTGTGGGAGACCGGTGACCCGCGACGGCCGCGGCCGCGCACCGTACTGAGCGGCCTGGGCGGGAAGGCGTACGCCGTCGCGTACAGCCCGGACGGCCGCACCCTCGCGGCCGGTGGGGCCGGCCCGGCCGCCCTGGTGTGGTCCCGCGACGAGGGGGAGATCGCCCGCAGGCTGTGCGAGCGGGCGGGGACGCCCATCACCGCCGCGGAGTGGGCCCAGCTCGTCCCCGGACTGCCGTACGCGCCGCCGTGCCGGTGA
- a CDS encoding sortase domain-containing protein, producing the protein MSLAVLLTAAPGALAQQPASHAPSAAVTGIQAATLSIPAIGLSGLPVVPYQGSPDDAPGTAIQDRGLAASPYGPGGGVGPGDVGNYIVTGHRIAGGGPLNALPSLPQGASVFVTAGGVTYEYVIGTTRTTSFRSPSSMEEQRAAVPGSSGTSPSRAMITVSTCLTPEDDAAGNTWRDAQNNPEHRIDKVGVLVGTSP; encoded by the coding sequence GTGTCTCTCGCCGTCCTGTTGACGGCTGCTCCCGGCGCCCTCGCGCAGCAGCCGGCCTCGCACGCGCCCTCCGCGGCCGTGACCGGCATCCAGGCCGCCACGCTGTCGATCCCGGCCATCGGCCTTTCCGGCCTGCCCGTCGTCCCGTACCAGGGCAGCCCCGACGACGCCCCGGGTACGGCGATCCAGGACCGGGGCCTGGCCGCGAGCCCCTACGGCCCCGGTGGCGGCGTGGGTCCCGGCGACGTCGGCAACTACATCGTCACCGGTCACCGCATCGCCGGTGGCGGCCCGCTGAACGCCCTGCCGTCATTGCCCCAGGGCGCGTCCGTCTTCGTCACCGCGGGCGGTGTGACGTACGAGTACGTCATCGGCACCACCCGCACGACCTCCTTCCGCTCACCCTCCTCCATGGAGGAGCAGCGCGCCGCGGTCCCCGGCTCCAGCGGCACGTCGCCGAGCCGCGCGATGATCACCGTGTCCACCTGTCTCACGCCGGAGGACGACGCCGCGGGGAACACCTGGCGGGACGCGCAGAACAACCCCGAACACCGCATCGACAAGGTCGGCGTCCTCGTCGGGACCAGCCCCTGA
- a CDS encoding ricin-type beta-trefoil lectin domain protein, translating into MTGKHRISILAAVAASAAIAGSMQLTSSAFGTETDEDPAPEAASSPAALPAVEDVDAHAQDSAVYGSDTTAFKGGVMSLGAPASRSAPKSGVAAAPAPLQGEGWKLGGVTKWLQTGYTIKFYDQKSADWLAPYVQASAADLRRITNLPVTVDTRPVGWDYSRPRGEVVIGVAHRPCLPPDGDSMGNTGWKVVRDGSGMANLSCGFTSSSLPDTATSGHAYIDDEFFTPAGKPTAAMGETYMRNHISHELGHTLGLAHANRSMDKSDCAKGSDSGEFPVMCSPAYAYQDKRAGTYVQQFDVQGLRLLASGAGAVLAPQGKVTGIGSKCLDVKGGKAANGTQIQLYTCNGSAAQSWILGKDGTLRALGKCLDDARNAGANGDKISLYDCNGTPAQRWSVNAKGQIVHVASGKVLDVTGGSTANGTAVQLYTANANKRQVWVTPK; encoded by the coding sequence TTGACAGGCAAGCACCGGATATCCATCCTCGCGGCGGTGGCGGCCTCCGCCGCGATCGCGGGAAGCATGCAGCTCACCTCCAGCGCGTTCGGGACCGAGACCGACGAGGACCCCGCGCCGGAGGCCGCGAGCTCCCCGGCGGCCCTGCCGGCGGTGGAGGACGTCGACGCCCACGCGCAGGACTCCGCCGTCTACGGCAGCGACACCACCGCCTTCAAGGGCGGCGTCATGTCGCTGGGCGCACCGGCGTCCCGCTCCGCACCGAAGTCGGGCGTGGCCGCCGCGCCCGCACCACTCCAGGGCGAGGGGTGGAAACTGGGCGGCGTGACCAAGTGGCTGCAGACCGGCTACACCATCAAGTTCTACGACCAGAAGTCCGCGGACTGGCTGGCGCCGTACGTTCAGGCGAGCGCCGCGGACCTGCGCCGCATCACCAACCTGCCGGTGACCGTCGACACCAGGCCCGTCGGCTGGGACTACTCCCGGCCCCGGGGCGAGGTGGTCATCGGCGTCGCGCACCGCCCGTGCCTGCCCCCGGACGGCGACAGCATGGGGAACACGGGCTGGAAGGTGGTCCGTGACGGCTCCGGCATGGCGAACCTCAGCTGTGGCTTCACCAGTTCCTCCCTGCCCGACACGGCCACCAGCGGCCACGCCTACATCGACGACGAGTTCTTCACCCCGGCCGGCAAGCCCACGGCCGCCATGGGTGAGACGTACATGCGCAACCACATCAGTCACGAACTCGGGCACACGCTGGGCCTGGCCCACGCCAACCGCAGCATGGACAAGAGCGACTGCGCCAAGGGGAGCGACTCCGGCGAGTTCCCGGTGATGTGCTCGCCGGCCTACGCGTACCAGGACAAGCGCGCCGGCACCTACGTCCAGCAGTTCGACGTCCAGGGCCTGCGGCTGCTCGCCTCCGGTGCCGGCGCCGTGCTGGCGCCGCAGGGCAAAGTGACCGGCATCGGCTCCAAGTGCCTGGACGTCAAGGGCGGGAAGGCGGCCAACGGCACGCAGATCCAGCTCTACACCTGCAACGGGTCCGCGGCGCAGTCGTGGATCCTGGGCAAGGACGGGACGCTGCGCGCGCTGGGCAAGTGCCTGGACGACGCACGCAACGCCGGTGCCAACGGTGACAAGATCAGCCTCTACGACTGCAACGGCACGCCGGCCCAGCGCTGGTCCGTCAACGCCAAGGGCCAGATCGTCCACGTGGCGTCGGGCAAGGTGCTCGACGTGACCGGCGGGTCCACCGCCAACGGGACCGCCGTCCAGCTCTACACGGCGAACGCGAACAAGCGCCAGGTCTGGGTCACCCCGAAGTAA
- a CDS encoding NAD(P)/FAD-dependent oxidoreductase translates to MNRTVDVLVVGAGPAGLALARRLAGAGAGRIEVVEREQDAGGVPRHCDHGGFGRPSRPWLRGPEYARRATEAAVGAGASVRTGVSATGWAGPLSLDTTSPAALERITARAVVLATGARERPRSARLVPGSRPAGVLTTGELQQSVHLYGQAVGRRAVVVGAEPVARHAVRTLRRAGAQVVAVVTDRPRGTALPGVPLLTATTVARLRGRGRLSGVVLQHADGRSGVLACDTVVFTGDWIPDHELARRGGVTLDPGTRGPCVDASFRTSTPGVFAVGNVLHGIESAATAAAEGAAAAASVLAHLSGAAWPGAGVPLAVRAPLVWVTPSRVTGLAGRPLLLRSGEALTSPVVTVGQDGRLLWRRRFPGRVSPSRSLRLPQGWTAGVDLTGGPVVVRLG, encoded by the coding sequence GTGAACCGCACGGTCGACGTGCTCGTCGTCGGCGCCGGGCCCGCCGGTCTGGCCCTCGCCCGCCGTCTCGCGGGCGCCGGCGCCGGGCGGATCGAGGTCGTGGAGCGCGAGCAGGACGCGGGAGGGGTTCCGCGCCACTGCGACCACGGCGGGTTCGGCCGGCCGTCGCGCCCCTGGCTGCGGGGACCGGAGTACGCACGGCGGGCCACGGAGGCCGCGGTCGGCGCGGGAGCCTCGGTCCGTACGGGTGTCAGTGCCACCGGCTGGGCCGGTCCCCTGTCCTTGGACACCACGAGCCCGGCGGCCCTGGAGCGGATCACTGCGCGGGCCGTCGTCCTCGCCACGGGTGCACGGGAGCGGCCGCGCAGCGCCCGGCTGGTGCCCGGCTCCCGCCCGGCGGGCGTGCTGACCACCGGGGAGCTCCAGCAGTCGGTCCATCTGTACGGGCAGGCGGTCGGCCGGCGGGCCGTGGTGGTGGGCGCCGAACCGGTGGCGCGCCATGCGGTACGTACGCTGCGCCGGGCCGGTGCGCAGGTGGTGGCGGTGGTCACCGACCGCCCGCGCGGCACCGCGCTGCCGGGGGTCCCGCTGCTCACGGCGACGACGGTGGCCCGACTGCGCGGCCGCGGACGCCTGTCGGGCGTGGTCCTGCAGCACGCCGACGGCCGGTCGGGGGTGCTCGCCTGCGACACGGTGGTGTTCACCGGCGACTGGATCCCCGACCACGAACTGGCCCGCCGCGGCGGGGTCACCCTGGACCCCGGGACCCGCGGCCCCTGCGTGGACGCCTCGTTCCGTACGTCCACGCCAGGGGTGTTCGCGGTCGGCAACGTGCTCCACGGCATCGAGAGCGCGGCCACCGCCGCCGCCGAAGGCGCCGCCGCGGCGGCCTCGGTGCTGGCCCACCTGTCGGGCGCCGCCTGGCCCGGTGCAGGAGTGCCGCTGGCCGTACGGGCGCCGCTGGTGTGGGTGACGCCGAGCCGGGTCACGGGTCTGGCCGGCCGGCCGTTGCTCCTGCGGTCGGGGGAAGCGCTGACGAGCCCCGTGGTGACGGTCGGGCAGGACGGGCGGCTGCTGTGGCGGCGCCGGTTCCCGGGCCGGGTGTCGCCGTCGCGGTCGCTGAGGCTGCCGCAGGGGTGGACGGCCGGCGTCGACCTCACGGGTGGTCCGGTCGTGGTGCGGCTCGGCTGA